In Zingiber officinale cultivar Zhangliang chromosome 6A, Zo_v1.1, whole genome shotgun sequence, a single genomic region encodes these proteins:
- the LOC121995053 gene encoding uncharacterized protein LOC121995053, whose translation MGNAACAPHSASAKVINDAGDVEEYVGRHPVRAGEVMVEHPGQFVCDFGRLGVGYRVPGLAADEELERRRLYFLLPMDMLFSVLTEEEMEALASLAAAAVTKRGTGAVAKSYIGRRISPVLSEFCLIPAEAKQVRNENPERTKRPSRQGSWKPALDTIEEVPRTN comes from the coding sequence ATGGGGAACGCCGCGTGCGCGCCTCACTCCGCCTCCGCCAAGGTCATCAACGACGCCGGCGACGTCGAGGAGTACGTCGGCCGCCACCCGGTGCGGGCAGGAGAAGTCATGGTGGAGCACCCGGGGCAGTTCGTGTGCGACTTCGGGCGCCTCGGGGTGGGGTACCGGGTTCCAGGGCTGGCGGCGGACGAGGAGCTGGAAAGGCGGCGCCTTTACTTCCTTCTGCCGATGGACATGCTTTTCTCCGTGCTCACCGAGGAGGAGATGGAGGCGCTCGCGAgcctggcggcggcggcggtgacGAAGAGGGGAACAGGGGCGGTGGCGAAGAGCTACATTGGGCGGAGGATCTCTCCGGTATTGAGTGAATTCTGCTTGATACCGGCCGAAGCAAAGCAGGTTAGGAATGAAAACCCCGAGAGGACCAAGAGACCGTCGCGGCAGGGTTCGTGGAAACCGGCGTTGGACACCATTGAAGAGGTTCCGCGAACAAATTAA
- the LOC121996954 gene encoding uncharacterized protein LOC121996954: MGDHLTLLVDHLLTESTLQAAIGNRKGCQNSSTSTSLDEGGKGFAQKRSFRDEDSVGKLVECRICQEDDVDCNMEIPCSCCGSMKFAHRECVQRWCNEKGDTICEICLQQFKPGYTAPQKLLQYGSSPMNFRGNWDIMRRSFRDSQILALVPSERNNINSGYDDILVGGTRSTSYCQSVAVIFMFLLFLRHTLPLMITGAEQYSFTLFLIMVLRVAGLLLLFFVMVKAVRTFRHHGRRQLGVWEMFDQSYVEDSD; encoded by the exons ATGGGAGACCATCTTACTTTGCTTGTGGACCACCTGCTTACTGAATCAACTCTGCAAGCAGCCATTGGGAATAGAAAAGGATGccagaattcttcgacttcgacATCCTTGGACGAAGGAGGCAAAGGGTTTGCGCAGAAGAGGAGCTTCAGGGATGAGGATTCTGTGGGGAAGTTGGTTGAGTGCCGAATTTGTCAAGAAGATGATGTAGATTGCAACATGGAGATACCTTGCTCTTGCTGTGGCAGCATGAAG TTTGCCCATCGTGAATGTGTTCAAAGATGGTGTAATGAGAAGGGTGATACTATCTGTGAGATTTGCCTGCAG CAATTTAAGCCAGGTTACACAGCTCCGCAAAAGTTGCTTCAGTACGGGAGTTCTCCAATGAACTTTAG AGGAAATTGGGACATTATGCGACGAAGTTTCCGTGATTCTCAAATCTTAGCACTAGTTCCCTCTGAACGCAACAACATTAATTCAGGCTATGATGATATTTTAGTTGGAGGCACTAGAAGTACATCCTATTGCCAGTCAGTTGCTGTGATA TTTATGTTTCTGTTGTTCCTCCGCCATACTCTTCCTCTCATGATCACGGGAGCTGAGCAATACTCGTTCACTCTGTTCTTG ATAATGGTGTTGAGGGTTGCTGGATTGCTTTTGCTATTCTTTGTAATGGTTAAAGCAGTAAGGACATTTCGACATCATGGCCGCCGCCAACTG GGAGTTTGGGAAATGTTCGATCAATCTTATGTAGAAGACAGTGATTGA